One Bacillus andreraoultii genomic region harbors:
- the rpsK gene encoding 30S ribosomal protein S11, translating to MARKTNTRKRRVKKNIESGVAHIRSTFNNTIVTITDVHGNAVSWSSAGALGFKGSRKSTPFAAQMAAETAAKASMEHGMRSLEVNVKGPGAGREAAIRALQAAGLEVTAIKDVTPVPHNGCRPPKRRRV from the coding sequence TTGGCTCGTAAAACAAATACTCGTAAACGCCGTGTGAAAAAGAATATAGAATCTGGTGTTGCTCATATTCGTTCAACTTTTAATAATACAATCGTAACAATTACTGATGTTCATGGTAATGCTGTATCTTGGTCTAGTGCAGGTGCTTTAGGCTTTAAAGGTTCTCGTAAATCCACTCCATTCGCAGCTCAAATGGCAGCTGAAACAGCAGCTAAAGCTTCAATGGAACATGGAATGAGATCATTAGAAGTTAATGTTAAAGGTCCTGGTGCTGGCCGTGAAGCTGCCATTCGTGCATTGCAAGCAGCTGGTCTTGAAGTTACAGCTATTAAAGATGTAACTCCAGTACCTCATAATGGTTGCCGTCCACCAAAACGTCGTCGTGTATAA
- the rplQ gene encoding 50S ribosomal protein L17 has translation MGYRKLGRTSDQRKALLRDLATDLIINERIETTETRAKELRSVVEKLVTLGKRGDLHARRQAAAFVRKEVADEESNKDALQKLFSDIAPRYQERQGGYTRILKVGPRRGDGAPMAIIEFVD, from the coding sequence TTGGGTTACAGAAAATTAGGCCGTACTAGTGATCAACGTAAAGCTTTGCTACGTGACTTAGCTACTGATCTTATTATCAATGAACGTATTGAAACTACTGAAACTCGTGCAAAAGAATTACGCTCAGTAGTGGAAAAATTAGTTACTTTAGGTAAACGTGGGGATCTTCATGCACGTCGTCAAGCAGCTGCTTTCGTTCGTAAAGAAGTTGCTGATGAAGAATCCAATAAAGATGCTCTACAAAAATTATTCTCTGATATTGCTCCACGCTATCAAGAACGTCAAGGTGGATATACTAGAATCCTTAAAGTGGGTCCACGTCGCGGTGATGGTGCACCAATGGCAATTATCGAGTTTGTTGACTAA
- a CDS encoding YxeA family protein — MKKLKKLLLWTSGLVVIGIGALALIGEENRDRFNPFIKEKDVYVLVDKEGQTDPNFKYRYMFRLVGVEESGKVEEIKITSSVKSFPENSYLKVHVKGKYVYEYEQVTEEDVPEKVKEILEK, encoded by the coding sequence ATGAAAAAACTGAAAAAGTTATTACTTTGGACAAGTGGGCTGGTCGTTATTGGAATTGGTGCATTAGCTCTAATTGGTGAGGAAAATCGCGATAGATTTAATCCATTTATTAAAGAAAAAGATGTGTATGTCCTTGTAGACAAAGAAGGGCAAACCGATCCTAATTTTAAGTATCGCTATATGTTCAGATTAGTTGGAGTAGAGGAATCCGGAAAAGTAGAAGAAATTAAAATAACGTCCTCTGTTAAAAGTTTCCCCGAAAATAGTTATTTGAAAGTCCATGTAAAAGGTAAATATGTTTATGAATACGAGCAAGTAACAGAAGAAGACGTTCCTGAAAAGGTAAAGGAAATTCTAGAAAAGTAA
- a CDS encoding energy-coupling factor ABC transporter ATP-binding protein, translating into MEINTRNLGFTYQKGTPFEKLALHDINISLPSHSYTAVIGHTGSGKSTLLQHLNGLLRPTEGEIQIGDKTITSEQKVKGLKAIRQRVGIVFQFPEHQLFEESVERDICFGPLNFGATEDAAKRRAKEAIKLVGLSEELLNKSPFDLSGGQMRRVAIAGVLAMQPDILVLDEPTAGLDPRGRIEIMDMFYRLYKEQGISIVLVTHSMEDASKYADSIVIMHRGTVYKKGTPREIFLSPTELIKLGLDVPESVRFQLKLEEKLGQTIGKPSLSIDELTENIFSYIERGNKK; encoded by the coding sequence ATGGAGATTAACACAAGAAATTTAGGGTTTACGTATCAAAAAGGCACTCCATTTGAAAAATTAGCACTTCATGATATTAATATTTCTTTGCCTTCTCATAGCTACACTGCTGTAATTGGTCATACTGGTTCTGGGAAGTCTACGTTGTTACAGCATTTAAATGGATTATTGCGACCTACTGAAGGGGAAATTCAGATTGGTGATAAGACCATTACTTCTGAACAAAAAGTAAAAGGCTTAAAAGCAATTAGACAACGTGTTGGAATTGTGTTTCAATTTCCCGAACATCAACTATTTGAGGAATCTGTTGAAAGAGATATTTGTTTTGGTCCCTTAAATTTTGGTGCGACAGAGGATGCAGCAAAGCGAAGAGCGAAGGAAGCCATTAAACTAGTTGGTTTATCTGAAGAATTATTGAATAAATCACCATTTGATTTATCTGGTGGCCAAATGCGCAGAGTTGCGATTGCAGGTGTACTAGCTATGCAGCCTGATATTCTTGTACTGGATGAACCCACAGCTGGACTAGATCCTCGTGGGCGGATCGAAATTATGGATATGTTTTATCGTTTATATAAAGAGCAAGGCATCTCAATTGTTCTAGTCACCCATAGTATGGAAGATGCATCAAAATATGCCGACTCGATTGTTATTATGCATCGAGGAACTGTTTATAAAAAGGGAACGCCAAGGGAAATATTTTTATCACCTACTGAACTAATAAAGCTAGGTTTAGATGTACCTGAGTCTGTAAGGTTTCAGTTAAAATTAGAGGAGAAATTAGGACAAACAATAGGTAAGCCAAGTTTATCGATTGATGAATTGACAGAGAACATCTTTTCCTATATAGAGCGGGGGAATAAAAAATGA
- the rpsI gene encoding 30S ribosomal protein S9 codes for MAKVQYYGTGRRKSSVARVRLVPGDGRIVINDRDVESYIPFAALREVIKQPLVATETVGRYDVLVNVKGGGYTGQAGAIRHGIARALLQADPEFRAVLKRAGFLTRDPRMKERKKYGLKGARRAPQFSKR; via the coding sequence TTGGCAAAAGTACAATATTACGGAACTGGACGTCGTAAAAGTTCTGTTGCACGTGTTCGCTTAGTCCCTGGTGATGGACGAATTGTTATCAATGATCGTGATGTTGAATCTTATATTCCATTCGCAGCATTACGTGAAGTTATTAAACAACCACTAGTTGCAACTGAAACAGTAGGTCGTTATGATGTATTAGTTAATGTAAAAGGCGGCGGTTATACAGGTCAAGCTGGAGCAATCCGTCATGGTATCGCTCGTGCGTTACTACAAGCTGACCCAGAATTTCGTGCGGTATTAAAACGTGCTGGCTTCTTAACACGTGACCCACGTATGAAAGAACGTAAGAAATACGGTCTTAAAGGCGCACGTCGCGCGCCACAGTTCTCGAAGCGTTAA
- a CDS encoding ABC transporter ATP-binding protein: MKKLVVDVKNVQKVYGKKGENQSHALRKLSFSIQEGEFVGIMGPSGSGKTTLLNVISTLDKATNGTIEIAGLDITKMKQNELSDFRLQKLGFIFQDFNLLENLTVYENIALPLSLQSVSSGEIGSKVEKVATILGISAILAKYPAEISGGQKQRTAAARAIVHNPAMILADEPTGALDSKNATSLLHALVDLNEKQGVSILMVTHDVYSASYCQRILFIRDGELYKEIHRSGTREMFYKEILDVLAGLDGGGLQ, translated from the coding sequence ATGAAAAAACTTGTTGTTGATGTTAAAAACGTCCAAAAGGTATATGGAAAAAAAGGCGAAAACCAATCACATGCATTAAGAAAATTATCCTTTTCCATTCAAGAGGGAGAATTTGTTGGAATCATGGGACCATCTGGCTCAGGGAAAACGACATTACTAAATGTCATTTCAACATTAGATAAAGCGACAAATGGCACGATCGAAATTGCCGGACTTGATATTACAAAAATGAAGCAAAATGAGCTATCTGATTTTCGGTTGCAAAAATTAGGGTTTATATTCCAAGACTTTAATTTACTTGAAAACTTGACGGTGTATGAGAATATAGCGTTACCCCTCTCACTTCAAAGTGTCTCATCAGGAGAGATCGGCTCAAAAGTGGAAAAAGTAGCGACTATCCTAGGAATTTCCGCTATTCTTGCTAAATATCCAGCAGAGATTTCGGGTGGACAAAAACAACGAACGGCGGCTGCTCGGGCGATTGTTCATAACCCAGCCATGATCTTAGCAGATGAACCGACAGGGGCACTCGATTCGAAAAACGCAACAAGTCTATTACATGCTCTCGTCGATCTGAACGAAAAACAGGGTGTATCGATCTTAATGGTTACGCATGATGTGTATAGTGCAAGCTATTGTCAACGTATATTATTCATTCGTGACGGAGAATTGTATAAAGAAATTCATCGCAGTGGAACCCGTGAAATGTTTTACAAAGAAATATTAGACGTGCTAGCAGGTTTGGATGGTGGAGGTTTACAATGA
- the truA gene encoding tRNA pseudouridine(38-40) synthase TruA has product MKRIKCIIAYDGTNFEGYQVQPNKRTVQGEVEKVLMNMHKGKRVPVFASGRTDAQVHAKGQVIHFDSPLSLEGERWKRALNALLPADISILQSEQVDEDFHARFSAKGKEYHYHISLNKDRDPFTRNYVYQYPYSLKIDAMKEAVKFFLGTHDFTSFCSAKSEAQDHVRMIENLTILVNGDMLVIQIKGNGFLYNMVRIIVGTLLEVGAGKRRPEEIPAIIEAKDRTKAGKTAPGHGLYLYRVFY; this is encoded by the coding sequence ATGAAAAGAATAAAGTGTATCATTGCGTATGACGGGACGAATTTTGAAGGGTACCAAGTGCAACCAAATAAGCGGACGGTTCAAGGTGAAGTTGAAAAAGTCTTGATGAACATGCATAAAGGGAAAAGGGTCCCAGTATTTGCATCAGGAAGAACAGATGCACAAGTTCATGCAAAAGGCCAAGTCATTCATTTTGATAGTCCATTATCGTTGGAAGGGGAAAGGTGGAAACGGGCATTAAATGCTTTATTACCAGCAGATATTTCCATACTTCAATCCGAACAGGTAGACGAAGATTTTCATGCTCGATTCTCAGCAAAGGGAAAAGAATACCATTACCATATATCTTTGAATAAAGATAGAGACCCGTTTACAAGGAATTATGTTTATCAGTATCCGTATTCACTTAAAATTGATGCAATGAAGGAAGCAGTGAAGTTCTTCCTCGGTACACATGATTTTACAAGTTTCTGTTCAGCAAAGTCGGAAGCTCAAGATCACGTTCGGATGATTGAAAACTTAACAATACTTGTAAATGGAGACATGTTAGTTATTCAAATCAAAGGCAATGGTTTTTTATATAATATGGTACGAATTATTGTTGGTACATTACTAGAAGTTGGAGCAGGAAAACGAAGACCAGAAGAGATTCCAGCTATTATTGAAGCAAAAGATCGAACAAAAGCAGGGAAGACGGCACCAGGTCATGGGCTTTATTTATATCGAGTTTTCTATTGA
- a CDS encoding DNA-directed RNA polymerase subunit alpha, with the protein MIEIEKPKIETVEISDDAKYGKFVVEPLERGYGTTLGNSLRRILLSSLPGAAVTSIQVDGVLHEFSTIEGVVEDVTTIILNLKKLALKIYSDEEKTLEIDMSGAGVVTAADINHDSDVEILNPDLHIAELAANGKLRMRLTAKRGRGYIVADENKRDDQPIGVIPIDSIYTPVSRVSYYVENTRIGQSADYDKLMFEVWTDGSIGPKEAISLAAKILMEHLNIFVDLTDEAVNAEIMVEKEEDQKEKVLEMTIEELDLSVRSYNCLKRAGINTVQELANKTEEDMMKVRNLGRKSLEEVKAKLDELGLSLRKDD; encoded by the coding sequence ATGATCGAAATTGAAAAACCGAAAATAGAAACAGTTGAGATCAGCGATGACGCCAAGTACGGAAAATTTGTAGTTGAGCCGCTTGAGCGTGGATATGGTACAACTTTGGGTAACTCCTTACGTCGTATCCTGCTATCCTCACTTCCTGGTGCCGCTGTCACATCTATTCAAGTAGATGGAGTACTGCATGAGTTTTCAACTATTGAAGGCGTCGTGGAGGATGTAACTACAATCATCTTAAATCTTAAAAAACTAGCGTTAAAAATCTATTCCGATGAAGAAAAAACGCTTGAAATCGACATGAGTGGTGCAGGAGTTGTAACAGCAGCTGATATTAATCATGATAGTGATGTTGAAATTTTAAATCCTGATTTACATATTGCGGAACTTGCTGCAAATGGTAAATTACGGATGCGACTAACTGCAAAACGTGGTCGTGGCTACATCGTTGCAGATGAAAATAAACGTGATGACCAGCCTATTGGTGTGATTCCAATTGACTCTATTTATACTCCTGTTTCAAGAGTTTCCTATTATGTTGAGAATACACGTATTGGTCAATCAGCGGATTATGATAAATTAATGTTTGAAGTTTGGACAGATGGAAGTATTGGGCCGAAAGAAGCTATTTCTCTAGCAGCAAAGATTTTAATGGAACATCTTAATATTTTTGTTGATTTAACAGATGAAGCAGTAAATGCAGAAATCATGGTAGAGAAAGAAGAAGATCAAAAAGAAAAAGTTCTAGAAATGACAATAGAAGAACTTGACCTTTCTGTTCGTTCTTATAACTGCTTAAAACGTGCTGGAATCAACACTGTTCAAGAGTTAGCTAATAAGACTGAAGAAGATATGATGAAAGTTCGTAACCTCGGACGTAAATCATTAGAAGAGGTTAAAGCGAAACTTGATGAACTTGGTTTATCGTTACGTAAAGACGACTAA
- a CDS encoding energy-coupling factor ABC transporter ATP-binding protein, translating into MVKEIVQFKDVSFKYEKGAPYALDHVNFSVYEGEWLAIVGHNGSGKSTIAKLMNGLIFPQAGSISVDGREIAEETVWDVRDMVGMVFQNPDNQFVGTTVQDDVAFGLENHGIPREDMVARVHDSLKKVKMNEFLDQEPHHLSGGQKQRVAIASVLALRPKIIILDEATSMLDPRGRSEVLDTVRELKSNNNLTIISITHDLEEAVKADRLLVMNRGTVYREGTPSDIFLMDEELMKLGLDIPFTQKLIKRMREQGFHVPEEILQEDKLVDYVWRLTQEI; encoded by the coding sequence ATGGTAAAAGAAATTGTTCAATTTAAAGATGTATCTTTCAAATATGAGAAAGGTGCCCCATATGCTTTAGACCATGTAAATTTTTCCGTATATGAGGGAGAATGGTTGGCAATCGTTGGTCATAACGGGTCTGGGAAGTCAACAATTGCAAAACTGATGAATGGCCTTATATTTCCGCAAGCTGGCTCCATTTCAGTAGATGGTAGAGAGATTGCTGAAGAGACTGTTTGGGATGTAAGAGATATGGTTGGGATGGTTTTTCAAAATCCGGATAATCAATTTGTAGGGACGACCGTTCAAGATGATGTAGCTTTTGGTTTAGAAAATCATGGTATTCCTCGGGAGGATATGGTGGCAAGGGTCCATGATTCATTAAAGAAAGTAAAGATGAATGAATTTCTTGATCAAGAGCCACACCATCTATCTGGGGGACAGAAACAACGGGTTGCAATTGCAAGTGTATTAGCGCTTAGACCAAAGATTATCATTCTAGATGAAGCCACATCGATGCTAGACCCGAGGGGAAGAAGTGAAGTACTTGATACAGTTAGGGAATTAAAGAGTAATAACAACCTAACGATTATTTCGATTACTCATGATTTAGAAGAGGCTGTAAAGGCGGATCGGCTGCTCGTAATGAATAGGGGAACTGTTTATAGAGAAGGGACGCCAAGTGATATATTTTTAATGGATGAAGAGCTAATGAAACTTGGTCTTGATATTCCTTTTACACAAAAACTAATAAAAAGGATGCGTGAACAAGGCTTTCATGTACCTGAGGAAATTTTACAAGAAGATAAGTTGGTGGATTATGTATGGAGATTAACACAAGAAATTTAG
- a CDS encoding HAMP domain-containing sensor histidine kinase, giving the protein MITRLRRSIRIQLITAFVVCTLLGFLVSRMAAPVFESINKEATIDYSRSMESINWQAKFIAETTAEENKIEAIKTFIEDQNDILKRKQNALKVLVTDETGKVLYKTEQAQEVQINLHDTIGNVMSFSINHPAYTSGKEQGTRREFITFYPLTVKGKNLYMFVSGIPEGDVTYHTKEGPFPIFIGIFVFIFSFYYITKRKMKQIEAMAQGVKEMAKGNLTYRIKQKGQDEIALLTDSINHMAEDLMIQLEKERQVEKRKNQLITNVSHDLRTPLTSILGYLRLLRDGNIKNKEQYRDYINIVYSKSEQLQNLVEDLFEYTKLTDGNMVLDRQNVCISKLLDQLIDEVTPQADERGLSIVKSFPQESLYAVVDSEQTVRLFDNLLMNAIKYSKDNGHIQVTLVRQEQYLQVTIANPSEAFTKEELENLFERFYKKDHSRNKAAEGSGLGLAIAKGIAELQEGEIYAEYQNGLVQFIVLLPIGEEEE; this is encoded by the coding sequence ATGATAACCCGTTTACGTCGGAGTATTCGAATTCAGTTAATCACAGCGTTTGTTGTGTGTACATTATTAGGATTTTTAGTATCGAGAATGGCGGCACCAGTTTTTGAAAGTATAAATAAAGAGGCAACGATTGATTATAGCCGTAGTATGGAAAGCATTAATTGGCAAGCAAAATTCATAGCAGAAACAACAGCGGAAGAAAATAAAATAGAAGCCATAAAAACGTTTATCGAGGATCAAAATGACATTTTAAAACGAAAGCAAAATGCTTTAAAAGTGCTTGTTACAGATGAGACAGGAAAAGTTTTGTATAAAACAGAGCAAGCACAGGAGGTTCAAATAAATCTGCACGATACGATTGGTAATGTAATGTCGTTTTCAATAAACCATCCTGCCTATACAAGCGGGAAGGAACAGGGTACTCGTAGGGAGTTCATTACGTTTTACCCACTTACCGTAAAAGGCAAGAACTTATATATGTTTGTTAGTGGAATTCCAGAGGGAGATGTAACGTATCATACAAAAGAAGGGCCTTTTCCAATATTCATAGGAATCTTTGTTTTCATTTTCTCTTTTTATTATATAACTAAGCGAAAGATGAAACAGATAGAAGCAATGGCACAAGGTGTAAAAGAGATGGCAAAAGGAAATTTAACTTATCGTATCAAACAAAAAGGGCAGGATGAAATTGCCCTGTTAACAGATAGCATAAATCATATGGCCGAGGATCTTATGATTCAATTGGAAAAAGAAAGACAAGTCGAAAAGCGGAAAAACCAATTGATTACAAACGTTTCTCATGACCTTCGAACACCATTAACATCCATCTTAGGATATTTGCGATTACTACGTGATGGAAACATTAAAAACAAGGAACAGTACAGGGATTATATTAACATTGTCTATTCGAAGTCGGAGCAATTGCAGAATTTAGTAGAGGATTTGTTTGAGTATACAAAGCTTACAGATGGAAACATGGTCCTAGATCGACAGAATGTGTGCATAAGTAAGCTACTTGATCAATTAATTGACGAAGTAACACCTCAAGCAGATGAGCGAGGGCTCTCCATTGTTAAAAGTTTTCCACAAGAATCATTATATGCGGTTGTCGATTCGGAACAAACAGTCCGATTGTTCGACAATTTACTGATGAATGCCATTAAATATAGCAAGGATAATGGGCATATTCAGGTTACGCTTGTAAGGCAAGAGCAATATTTACAGGTTACTATCGCCAATCCAAGTGAAGCCTTTACAAAAGAGGAATTGGAAAATTTATTTGAACGCTTTTATAAAAAAGATCATTCAAGAAATAAAGCAGCGGAAGGTTCTGGATTAGGCCTCGCTATTGCCAAAGGAATTGCTGAACTGCAAGAAGGAGAAATTTACGCAGAATATCAAAATGGCCTCGTTCAATTTATTGTTTTATTACCAATAGGTGAAGAGGAGGAATGA
- the rplM gene encoding 50S ribosomal protein L13 has product MRTTYMAKPQEIERKWYVVDAAGQTLGRLASEVASILRGKHKPTYTPHVDTGDHVIIINAEKIELTGNKLADKKYYRHSLYPGGLKVRTANEMRTNYPDRMLELAVKGMLPKNSLGRQMFKKLHVYAGPEHPHQAQQPETLELRG; this is encoded by the coding sequence ATGCGTACGACTTATATGGCTAAGCCACAAGAAATTGAACGCAAATGGTACGTTGTTGATGCTGCTGGTCAAACACTAGGACGTCTTGCTAGTGAAGTAGCTTCCATTTTACGCGGAAAACATAAACCAACATATACTCCACATGTTGACACTGGAGATCATGTGATTATTATTAATGCTGAAAAAATCGAATTAACTGGAAACAAATTAGCTGATAAAAAATACTATCGCCACAGTTTGTACCCAGGTGGTTTAAAAGTTAGAACTGCTAATGAAATGCGGACAAACTATCCTGACAGAATGCTTGAGCTTGCAGTAAAAGGCATGCTTCCAAAGAATTCTTTAGGACGTCAAATGTTCAAGAAATTGCACGTATATGCAGGTCCTGAACATCCACATCAAGCACAACAACCTGAAACTTTAGAATTGCGCGGTTAA
- a CDS encoding energy-coupling factor transporter transmembrane component T family protein has translation MMEKMIFGRYIPVDSPLHKMDSRAKLLTIIIFIAIVFFANNVITYSLLGLFTLLAILSSNIPIKFLFNGLKFLFWIILFTFLLHIFFTKEGDIIFKLGFITIYEYGLRQAIFISLRFFFLILVTSLLTLTTTPIEITDGIESLLKPLKKVKFPVHELALMMSIALRFIPTLMDETDKIMKAQMARGVDFSEGSLKERASAVVPLLIPLFINAFKRAEELATAMEARGYRGGEGRTKYRLLKWGKIDTIVMLLLLLVTVLLILFRS, from the coding sequence ATGATGGAGAAAATGATTTTTGGACGTTATATCCCTGTCGATTCGCCATTACATAAAATGGATTCCCGAGCAAAATTATTAACCATTATCATTTTCATAGCTATTGTGTTCTTTGCAAATAATGTAATTACGTATAGCCTTCTTGGTCTATTTACACTCCTGGCAATATTAAGTTCGAATATACCGATTAAATTTTTATTTAACGGTCTAAAATTTTTATTTTGGATTATCCTATTCACCTTTCTTTTGCATATTTTCTTTACAAAAGAGGGGGATATAATATTTAAACTCGGATTCATTACAATTTATGAATATGGTTTAAGACAAGCGATTTTTATTTCGTTACGATTTTTCTTTCTCATTCTTGTTACTTCATTATTGACGTTAACAACGACACCAATTGAAATTACGGACGGTATTGAGAGCTTATTGAAACCTCTAAAAAAGGTAAAATTCCCTGTACACGAATTAGCACTTATGATGTCAATTGCCCTTCGTTTTATTCCTACGTTAATGGATGAAACCGACAAGATTATGAAAGCACAAATGGCACGTGGTGTAGATTTTTCTGAAGGCTCTTTAAAAGAACGAGCGAGTGCGGTTGTACCATTATTAATTCCACTATTTATCAATGCGTTTAAACGAGCCGAAGAGTTAGCTACAGCAATGGAGGCTAGAGGCTACCGTGGCGGTGAGGGTAGAACAAAATATCGCCTACTTAAGTGGGGAAAGATTGATACAATCGTTATGTTGCTCCTATTACTTGTTACAGTTCTATTAATTTTATTTAGAAGTTAA
- a CDS encoding response regulator transcription factor: protein MSKETILVVDDEKEIRDLIAIYLNNEGYNVIQASDGEEGLDILKNHEVHLIVLDIMMPKIDGIHMCMKVREIAEMPIIMLSAKTQDMDKILGLTTGADDYVTKPFNPLELVARIKSQLRRYMKMTSGMMQKENEIQIGEMLINVSTHQVIVEDQEIKLTPREFSILELLARNRGIVFSADQIYESVWKERSFQSDNTVMVHIRKIREKIEENPRKPRYIKTVWGVGYKIEKEH from the coding sequence ATGAGTAAAGAAACAATCCTTGTAGTAGACGATGAGAAGGAAATAAGGGATCTCATTGCTATCTATTTAAATAATGAGGGATACAATGTGATACAGGCAAGTGATGGTGAAGAAGGCCTCGATATTTTAAAAAATCATGAAGTACATTTAATTGTACTTGATATTATGATGCCTAAAATAGATGGGATTCATATGTGTATGAAGGTAAGAGAAATAGCAGAAATGCCGATTATTATGCTATCTGCCAAGACACAAGATATGGATAAGATACTGGGGTTAACAACCGGTGCAGATGACTACGTAACGAAACCATTCAACCCACTGGAACTGGTAGCAAGAATTAAATCACAACTGCGCAGGTATATGAAAATGACCAGTGGAATGATGCAAAAGGAAAATGAAATTCAAATTGGCGAAATGCTAATAAATGTGTCTACTCATCAAGTCATTGTAGAGGATCAGGAAATAAAACTAACGCCAAGAGAGTTCTCTATTCTAGAGCTTCTTGCCAGAAATCGGGGCATCGTATTTAGTGCTGACCAAATATATGAAAGTGTATGGAAAGAGCGGTCTTTTCAATCAGATAATACGGTTATGGTGCATATTCGGAAAATCCGTGAAAAAATAGAAGAAAACCCGAGAAAACCACGTTATATCAAAACGGTTTGGGGAGTAGGATATAAAATTGAAAAGGAACATTAA
- a CDS encoding ISL3 family transposase: MQMNNNIIMPGLEDVKILKVEQMDDRLALFVEMEARTHTCPRCGAKTRQIHDYRMQKIKHLKWFERLCYIFYNKRRYRCDACEKRFPEKNNFVERYKRFTKEWNQAVNVRSVQAKTFKELAQQYGTSISTVIRRFDAFAENEVGEVKELPRVIAIDEYKGDTKEGKYQLIIANGDTREPLDILPNRKGKTISQYLRKYGANVEIVIMDMSHSFKSAVRKALDHPLIIADHFHFCRYIYWALDKVRRRIQSDWNDYDRKKCKKMRYVFYKDSAKLTENERWYLDRYRGMSKELDMAYQLKEAYCEWFKQAKENGSEGMRKTKEGLNTFYQLVRDTGVQEFLRSIRTFKNWEKEILNSFMYSYSNGFLEGINNHTKVIKRNAYGFRNFKRARARILLSHKYKGIGVHLG; the protein is encoded by the coding sequence GTGCAAATGAATAATAACATAATTATGCCAGGATTAGAAGACGTAAAAATACTAAAAGTGGAACAAATGGATGACAGATTAGCGTTGTTTGTTGAAATGGAAGCACGCACACATACTTGTCCTAGATGTGGTGCCAAAACACGACAAATTCATGATTATCGAATGCAGAAAATCAAGCATTTAAAGTGGTTTGAACGCCTCTGCTATATCTTTTATAACAAGAGACGATATCGTTGTGATGCTTGCGAGAAGAGGTTTCCTGAGAAAAACAATTTTGTGGAGCGTTATAAACGGTTTACCAAAGAGTGGAATCAGGCTGTAAACGTGAGAAGTGTTCAAGCCAAAACATTTAAGGAACTAGCTCAACAATATGGTACTTCGATTTCAACGGTTATAAGACGATTTGATGCATTTGCCGAAAATGAAGTAGGGGAAGTTAAGGAACTCCCGAGAGTAATCGCTATAGATGAGTATAAAGGGGATACCAAAGAAGGAAAGTATCAGTTAATCATCGCAAACGGAGATACAAGAGAGCCTTTGGATATATTACCGAATAGAAAAGGAAAAACAATATCACAATACTTACGAAAGTATGGGGCCAATGTAGAAATAGTCATTATGGACATGAGCCATTCCTTTAAATCGGCTGTACGAAAGGCCTTAGATCATCCACTAATTATAGCCGACCATTTTCATTTTTGTCGCTATATCTATTGGGCACTTGATAAAGTAAGAAGGCGGATTCAGTCAGATTGGAATGATTATGACCGGAAAAAGTGTAAAAAAATGAGATATGTATTTTACAAAGATAGTGCGAAACTAACCGAAAACGAGAGATGGTACCTAGATCGATACCGTGGTATGTCGAAGGAACTAGATATGGCGTATCAATTAAAAGAGGCTTATTGTGAATGGTTCAAACAAGCGAAAGAAAATGGTTCAGAAGGTATGCGTAAAACCAAAGAAGGCTTAAACACGTTTTATCAGTTAGTTAGAGATACTGGAGTGCAGGAATTTCTACGCAGCATACGGACGTTTAAAAACTGGGAAAAAGAAATTTTAAATAGTTTTATGTATAGCTATTCTAATGGATTTCTGGAAGGAATAAATAACCACACAAAGGTAATAAAACGGAATGCGTATGGTTTCAGAAACTTCAAACGAGCAAGAGCTAGAATATTGTTATCACACAAGTATAAAGGAATAGGGGTCCATCTAGGCTAG